The Exiguobacterium acetylicum genome includes a window with the following:
- a CDS encoding RNA polymerase sigma factor has product MTSRQIRKREKAFVRFLKQYKPNIYWLAYSYMKNEQDSLDVIQDSIQKALQSLDRLEDDERMKAWFYQILTRTAIDAIRKRQHSVSYDTDRLIELVATKEDTYPDSDLRQALEELPVMYREVVILHYFEDLILKDVATILELNLSTTKSRLYKGLTLLKMKLNGDDLDVEETR; this is encoded by the coding sequence ATGACCTCTCGCCAAATCAGAAAACGGGAAAAAGCATTCGTCCGTTTTTTGAAGCAATATAAACCGAACATATACTGGTTAGCCTACAGTTATATGAAAAATGAACAGGATAGTCTGGATGTCATCCAGGACAGCATCCAAAAAGCGTTACAGTCACTCGACCGACTCGAAGATGATGAACGGATGAAAGCCTGGTTCTATCAGATTTTGACACGAACAGCGATTGATGCGATCCGGAAACGCCAGCATAGCGTCAGTTACGATACGGATCGATTGATTGAACTCGTTGCGACGAAAGAAGATACATATCCAGATTCCGATTTGCGACAAGCGCTAGAAGAGTTACCGGTCATGTACCGGGAAGTCGTCATCTTGCATTATTTCGAGGACTTGATCTTAAAAGACGTCGCGACAATTTTAGAGCTGAATTTAAGTACGACCAAGTCCCGACTCTATAAAGGACTGACATTGCTGAAAATGAAATTGAATGGAGATGATCTAGATGTCGAAGAAACTCGATGA
- a CDS encoding RsiV family protein: MSKKLDDLKQAYQQPRVPKELDAMIAQVERRIRPARTKRSVLITAAAITLFVGGLNSNTSFAEAMAKVPVLGQLTEIVTIDWKETKTQQSAVIKAPQVTLPDKALEQQLNEKYIAEGQALYEKFKQETNGQEGAFAVDSHYDVKTDTDDLLSIGRTVTETRASAAESVQYDTIDKKQQLVLTLPSLFKDDGYITTISDYLKEEMRRQMKANEGKVYFVEGTPDVPKDEQFKHISAKQNFYITEDHKLVLSFDEYSIAPGYMGIVEFKIPTSILKDDLVSSSYIR, from the coding sequence ATGTCGAAGAAACTCGATGATCTGAAACAGGCTTACCAGCAACCACGCGTTCCAAAAGAACTCGATGCGATGATTGCCCAAGTCGAGCGCCGAATTCGTCCAGCGCGGACGAAACGATCTGTGTTGATCACAGCTGCAGCCATCACGTTATTCGTCGGTGGTTTAAATAGTAATACGTCGTTTGCGGAGGCGATGGCGAAGGTACCCGTTCTTGGTCAACTAACTGAGATCGTAACGATTGATTGGAAAGAGACGAAGACACAACAGTCGGCTGTTATCAAAGCACCACAAGTCACGTTACCGGATAAGGCGCTCGAGCAACAGCTGAATGAAAAGTATATCGCGGAAGGTCAGGCATTATATGAAAAGTTCAAACAAGAGACGAACGGACAGGAAGGAGCATTTGCCGTCGATAGCCACTACGACGTCAAGACGGATACAGATGACTTGTTGTCGATCGGGCGAACCGTCACGGAGACACGGGCAAGTGCAGCGGAAAGCGTCCAGTACGATACGATCGATAAGAAACAACAACTTGTCCTGACGTTACCGTCTTTGTTCAAGGATGACGGATATATCACGACGATCAGTGATTATCTAAAAGAAGAAATGCGTCGGCAAATGAAGGCAAATGAAGGAAAGGTCTACTTCGTCGAAGGAACACCGGACGTACCGAAAGATGAACAGTTCAAGCACATTTCAGCGAAGCAAAACTTCTATATTACAGAAGATCACAAATTAGTCCTGTCGTTTGATGAGTACAGCATCGCTCCAGGATATATGGGTATCGTTGAGTTTAAGATTCCGACGTCAATTTTAAAAGACGATCTTGTCAGCTCGTCCTATATTCGTTGA
- a CDS encoding excalibur calcium-binding domain-containing protein — MKKWRRLVLAGVVSIALIHVPAASEAATRAKAFKNCTEMQKKYKGGVAKKAGLKNRTGYDKNGKPIYKATKYKAYVSLATYNLNTKSDRDKDGIACER; from the coding sequence ATGAAAAAATGGCGTCGGCTTGTACTCGCAGGTGTCGTCAGTATCGCATTAATCCATGTTCCAGCAGCTAGTGAAGCGGCGACAAGAGCAAAAGCCTTTAAGAACTGTACGGAAATGCAGAAGAAATATAAAGGTGGAGTCGCGAAAAAAGCGGGGCTAAAAAATCGGACCGGGTATGATAAGAACGGAAAACCAATCTACAAAGCAACAAAGTACAAAGCATACGTAAGCCTTGCGACATATAACTTAAACACGAAGAGCGACCGGGATAAAGACGGTATCGCGTGTGAACGTTAA
- a CDS encoding thioredoxin family protein, whose amino-acid sequence MAEFIKSEETFKELISSDAPVIIKFEADWCPDCKRMDYFMPDVESQFDHLPIHTIDKDEFPEIASNHDVMGIPSLLVFKNNEKLAHLHSANAKTPEEVTAFLKQNFN is encoded by the coding sequence ATGGCAGAATTCATTAAAAGTGAAGAAACATTCAAGGAATTGATTTCAAGTGATGCACCGGTCATCATCAAGTTCGAAGCAGATTGGTGCCCAGACTGCAAACGGATGGATTACTTCATGCCGGACGTCGAGTCACAGTTCGACCACTTACCAATCCATACGATCGACAAGGATGAGTTCCCAGAAATCGCATCGAACCACGATGTCATGGGGATCCCAAGCTTGCTCGTCTTCAAAAACAATGAAAAACTGGCGCACTTGCACAGTGCAAATGCCAAAACACCAGAAGAAGTCACAGCATTCCTGAAACAAAACTTTAACTAA
- a CDS encoding cation diffusion facilitator family transporter, protein MEQQKYDNLKRGERGAMISIAAYILLSSLKLIIGYTADSAALRADGLNNATDIIASIAVLIGLRISQRPADDDHKYGHWKSETIASLVASFIMMAVGLQVLIDTISTLFEGKQESPDVLAAYVGIGSALVMYFVYRYNKKLSEEIESKAVMAAAKDNLSDAWVSVGTTIGIVGSQFGMPWLDVVTAIIVGFLICKTAWDIFTEASHELTDGFDEKKLKMYEDVIFDLEGVKGIKSIKGRNYGNNEVVDVVILVNSTLNIHQAHDIATRVEDTLTEEYGVYDIHVHVEPE, encoded by the coding sequence ATGGAACAGCAAAAATACGACAACCTAAAACGCGGCGAACGCGGTGCGATGATCAGTATCGCAGCCTATATTTTGTTATCATCTTTAAAATTAATCATTGGTTATACAGCGGACTCTGCGGCTCTCCGGGCGGATGGTTTGAACAACGCGACGGATATCATCGCTTCGATCGCTGTCTTAATCGGCTTACGGATCTCACAACGTCCAGCAGATGACGATCATAAGTACGGACACTGGAAAAGTGAGACGATTGCCTCGCTCGTAGCTTCCTTCATCATGATGGCAGTCGGTCTCCAAGTCTTGATCGATACGATCTCGACGTTATTCGAAGGCAAGCAAGAATCGCCTGATGTTCTTGCGGCGTATGTCGGAATTGGTTCAGCTCTCGTGATGTACTTCGTCTATCGTTACAATAAGAAGTTATCCGAGGAGATTGAAAGCAAAGCCGTCATGGCAGCAGCGAAAGATAATCTATCCGATGCATGGGTCAGTGTCGGGACGACGATTGGGATCGTCGGATCACAGTTCGGTATGCCCTGGCTTGATGTCGTGACAGCGATCATCGTCGGCTTCTTGATCTGTAAGACGGCGTGGGATATCTTTACGGAAGCGTCACACGAACTGACAGATGGCTTTGATGAAAAGAAACTGAAGATGTACGAAGATGTTATCTTCGATCTTGAAGGTGTCAAAGGCATCAAGTCCATCAAAGGACGTAACTACGGCAACAATGAAGTCGTCGATGTCGTCATCCTCGTCAACTCGACCTTGAACATCCATCAAGCGCACGATATTGCGACACGTGTTGAGGATACGTTGACGGAAGAATACGGCGTTTATGATATCCATGTTCACGTCGAACCCGAATGA
- a CDS encoding ASCH domain-containing protein: protein MRHEMGLYEVPFRSIKQGLKTVEIRLNDPKRQQVQVGDQIQFTHTETSETLLVQVTKREVFPDFRALYEHTPNEDIDCVGWSIDELVTSTYTIYSPEAEQQYGALALHIELLL from the coding sequence ATGAGACATGAGATGGGCTTATACGAAGTACCGTTTCGCTCAATTAAACAGGGGCTGAAAACGGTCGAAATTCGACTCAATGATCCAAAACGCCAACAGGTACAAGTCGGTGATCAGATCCAGTTCACCCATACGGAAACGAGTGAGACACTACTCGTCCAGGTGACAAAACGGGAGGTCTTTCCTGATTTCCGAGCGCTTTACGAACATACCCCAAATGAAGATATCGACTGCGTCGGTTGGTCGATCGATGAACTCGTAACATCTACTTATACAATCTATTCGCCCGAAGCCGAGCAACAGTACGGAGCACTGGCTCTTCACATCGAGTTATTGCTATAA
- a CDS encoding MarR family winged helix-turn-helix transcriptional regulator: protein MDQTETTRSTAMMQSFWNVQRHLVRAAHQTAQENGLSLPQFHSLMTIAPRGPISQKALATHTHLPKSTLSQSIEGLVQSGWVIRETNPDNRREVVLSLSDQGQQFVTEIQEQEKGMQRQLEQVLETIDQEVFDQMLATHAQIAEGIGRILQPEMKGGCTDD, encoded by the coding sequence ATGGATCAAACGGAAACGACCCGTTCGACAGCGATGATGCAGTCGTTTTGGAACGTGCAACGGCACCTCGTCCGAGCAGCACACCAGACGGCACAGGAAAACGGACTTAGTTTACCGCAATTTCATAGCTTGATGACGATTGCGCCACGTGGACCGATCTCGCAAAAAGCGCTGGCGACACATACGCATTTACCGAAAAGTACACTCAGTCAGTCGATCGAAGGTTTAGTGCAGTCCGGTTGGGTCATTCGGGAGACGAATCCTGACAATCGACGAGAAGTCGTCCTATCGCTCAGTGATCAGGGGCAACAATTCGTGACGGAGATTCAAGAACAAGAGAAGGGGATGCAACGTCAACTCGAACAGGTCCTTGAGACGATTGATCAAGAGGTGTTCGACCAGATGCTTGCGACGCATGCTCAGATTGCGGAAGGCATCGGACGTATCTTACAGCCCGAAATGAAAGGAGGATGCACGGATGATTAA
- a CDS encoding ABC transporter ATP-binding protein: MIKLLKRLTAYKWAVLAVLVLVFAQSMSDLYLPTLMADIIDKGVVTGDTAYIWKIGAVMLGITGIGALAAVAASYYSSKASMGLGRDIRRQVFNHVERFSLQEFDQVGTASLITRTTNDITQVQQVVIMMLRMVVSAPIMFIGGLIMAVSKDAKLSLVIVAAMPVLVLSILLILWKGVPLFGKVQKRLDRLNLVLRENLTGIRVIRAFNRERDEQVRLTKANADLTEVSIKVNKIMAFLMPVMMLVMNLTVVGVIWFGGIRIDNGGMQIGDLMAFIQYVMQIMFALVMASVMFVMIPRAAVSAKRINEVLEMTPTMIDQGTQTADRERGTLVFDRVTFRYPGAETPVLSDISFAARPGEVTAVIGGTGSGKSTLVNLIPRFYDVTEGSIRVNGVDSQDVPQEELRSKIGFVPQKALLFTGTISENIRFGKEDATDEEVAHAAHIAQATDFIERMPDGYDARIEQGGSNVSGGQKQRLSIARALVRRPDLYVFDDSFSALDFKTDAALRKALREETREATVLIVAQRVSTVIDADQIIVLDEGKVAGIGTHDELFANNAVYQEIVKSQLSEEEIA, from the coding sequence ATGATTAAGTTACTCAAACGGTTGACGGCTTATAAATGGGCGGTCCTTGCTGTCCTCGTCCTTGTATTCGCACAATCGATGTCTGATCTCTATTTGCCGACACTGATGGCAGACATCATTGACAAAGGTGTCGTCACCGGCGATACCGCCTACATTTGGAAGATTGGTGCCGTCATGCTCGGAATTACCGGCATCGGAGCGTTAGCCGCAGTTGCCGCTAGTTATTATTCGTCGAAGGCATCGATGGGGCTCGGACGGGATATTCGCCGCCAAGTCTTCAATCACGTCGAACGGTTCTCCCTGCAAGAGTTTGATCAAGTCGGAACGGCGTCACTGATTACGCGGACGACGAACGATATCACACAAGTCCAACAAGTCGTCATCATGATGTTACGGATGGTCGTCAGTGCCCCGATCATGTTCATCGGTGGATTGATCATGGCCGTTTCAAAAGACGCGAAACTCTCGCTCGTCATTGTCGCAGCGATGCCAGTCCTTGTGCTTTCGATTCTGTTGATTCTCTGGAAAGGGGTTCCGTTGTTCGGAAAGGTTCAAAAACGACTTGATCGTTTGAACCTCGTCCTGCGGGAAAACCTGACTGGGATTCGTGTCATCCGTGCCTTTAACCGGGAACGAGATGAACAAGTTCGGTTAACGAAAGCAAACGCGGATTTGACAGAAGTCTCGATCAAGGTCAATAAAATCATGGCCTTCTTGATGCCAGTCATGATGCTCGTCATGAACTTGACGGTCGTCGGTGTCATTTGGTTCGGTGGCATCCGGATCGACAATGGTGGTATGCAAATCGGGGACTTGATGGCGTTCATCCAATACGTCATGCAAATCATGTTCGCTCTCGTCATGGCGTCTGTTATGTTCGTCATGATTCCGCGAGCAGCGGTCTCGGCGAAACGGATCAACGAAGTGCTTGAAATGACACCAACGATGATAGATCAAGGCACACAAACTGCTGATCGTGAAAGAGGAACGCTCGTCTTTGATCGCGTCACATTCCGTTACCCAGGAGCTGAGACACCGGTCTTATCTGATATCAGTTTTGCAGCGCGACCAGGTGAAGTAACGGCTGTCATCGGGGGTACCGGATCAGGGAAATCAACACTCGTCAATTTGATTCCTCGTTTTTATGACGTGACGGAAGGCAGTATCCGCGTCAACGGTGTTGATAGCCAAGATGTACCGCAAGAGGAACTGCGATCGAAAATCGGCTTCGTTCCTCAAAAAGCATTACTGTTCACGGGGACGATTTCAGAAAACATCCGCTTCGGGAAAGAAGATGCAACAGACGAAGAAGTCGCGCATGCAGCACACATCGCACAAGCAACCGACTTTATCGAGCGGATGCCAGATGGTTACGACGCGCGGATTGAACAGGGTGGATCGAACGTCTCTGGTGGGCAGAAACAACGGTTGTCAATTGCCCGAGCCCTCGTTCGTCGACCGGACTTGTATGTCTTTGACGACAGTTTTTCAGCACTCGACTTCAAGACCGATGCGGCCCTTCGGAAAGCGTTACGGGAAGAAACACGTGAAGCCACGGTCTTGATCGTTGCTCAGCGTGTCAGCACCGTCATTGATGCCGATCAAATCATCGTCCTTGATGAAGGAAAAGTCGCCGGAATCGGCACACATGATGAGTTGTTTGCGAACAACGCCGTCTATCAGGAAATCGTTAAGTCACAACTATCAGAGGAGGAAATCGCATGA
- a CDS encoding ABC transporter ATP-binding protein: protein MSEKKRPAGGPPPGGPGGGNMMMLGEKPKDFKATFRRLLRYLRPRRTALIGVFLAAILSTVFMIAGPKIMGTAITELFEGAYAKFQGVPGAAIDFTKIGQILLWLAGLYVISSLFNYLQQYLMSGIAQKTVYDLREDVNHKLERLPLKYYDGRPNGETLSRVTNDIDTIGSTLQQSVTSFITSIVTIVGILIMMLTISPLLTLISLVSLPVSIFAIRPILKRSQKYFADQQRTLGQLNGHVEEMYTGHSVVKAFGHERKAVEQFDAVNEELYEAGRKAQFISGIIMPMMMFIGNISYVLISIVGGILVTQRAISIGDIQAFITYTRQFTQPITQTANIANIVQSTVAAAERVFELLDEEEEIKEMTTHRLEKADGAVAFEHVDFGYGNDLLIEDMNIDVAPGQTVAIVGPTGAGKTTMINLLMRFYELNGGTIRIDGIDTREMSREDLRTTFGMVLQDTWLFNGTIRDNLAYGKSGTTEEEIIAAAKTAHADHFIRTLPDGYDTVLNEEASNISQGQKQLLTIARAVLADPPIMILDEATSSVDTRTEVFIQQAMRRLMEGRTSFVIAHRLSTIKDADLILVMNQGRVIEQGTHEELLEADGFYADLYNSQFSEKEVV from the coding sequence ATGAGTGAGAAAAAACGACCTGCCGGCGGTCCTCCGCCTGGTGGTCCCGGTGGCGGAAATATGATGATGCTTGGTGAGAAACCAAAAGATTTCAAAGCGACGTTTCGACGCCTGCTTCGGTATCTGCGTCCTCGCCGGACAGCACTGATCGGTGTCTTTTTAGCCGCGATCCTCAGTACAGTCTTTATGATTGCTGGTCCAAAAATCATGGGAACGGCGATCACCGAATTGTTTGAAGGCGCCTATGCGAAGTTTCAAGGTGTACCAGGAGCGGCAATTGATTTCACGAAAATCGGACAGATCCTCTTGTGGCTGGCTGGACTTTATGTCATCAGTAGTCTGTTCAATTACTTGCAACAGTATTTGATGTCGGGCATTGCTCAAAAAACAGTCTATGATTTACGTGAGGACGTCAACCATAAGCTCGAACGCCTGCCATTAAAATACTACGATGGTCGTCCGAACGGGGAGACGCTCAGCCGTGTGACGAACGATATCGATACGATCGGCAGTACGTTACAACAAAGTGTGACATCGTTCATCACCTCAATCGTGACAATCGTCGGGATTCTGATCATGATGTTGACGATCAGTCCGCTGTTAACACTGATTTCGCTCGTTTCGTTGCCGGTTTCAATCTTTGCGATCCGACCGATTTTGAAACGTTCTCAAAAGTATTTTGCCGACCAACAACGGACACTTGGCCAATTGAACGGACACGTCGAAGAGATGTATACCGGACACTCGGTCGTCAAAGCGTTCGGACATGAACGCAAAGCGGTCGAACAGTTCGATGCCGTCAACGAAGAATTGTATGAAGCAGGGCGTAAAGCGCAGTTCATCTCCGGGATCATCATGCCGATGATGATGTTCATCGGGAATATCAGTTACGTCCTGATCAGTATCGTCGGTGGGATTCTCGTCACACAACGAGCCATCTCAATTGGGGATATTCAAGCGTTCATCACCTATACACGCCAGTTCACGCAACCGATCACACAGACGGCGAATATCGCAAATATCGTCCAATCGACGGTCGCAGCGGCGGAACGGGTCTTTGAATTACTGGACGAAGAAGAAGAGATTAAAGAAATGACGACCCATCGTCTAGAGAAAGCAGATGGGGCTGTTGCGTTCGAACACGTTGATTTCGGTTATGGCAATGATCTCTTGATCGAGGACATGAACATCGATGTTGCACCGGGACAAACCGTTGCAATCGTCGGACCGACGGGTGCCGGTAAGACAACGATGATCAATCTATTGATGCGTTTTTATGAATTAAACGGTGGTACGATCCGAATTGACGGTATCGATACCCGCGAGATGTCACGCGAAGACTTACGGACGACGTTCGGCATGGTCTTACAAGATACGTGGCTCTTCAACGGTACGATTCGAGACAATCTTGCTTACGGTAAGAGTGGAACGACCGAAGAAGAAATCATTGCGGCAGCGAAGACCGCCCATGCCGATCACTTCATTCGGACGTTGCCGGACGGGTACGATACCGTCTTGAATGAGGAAGCTTCGAACATCTCTCAAGGTCAGAAGCAATTGTTGACGATCGCTCGGGCCGTTCTTGCTGATCCTCCAATCATGATTCTCGACGAAGCGACCTCTAGTGTCGATACACGGACGGAAGTCTTTATCCAGCAAGCGATGCGTCGCTTGATGGAAGGGCGGACAAGTTTCGTCATTGCCCATCGTCTGTCGACGATCAAGGATGCCGATTTGATTCTCGTCATGAATCAAGGGCGTGTCATCGAGCAGGGCACACATGAAGAATTGCTTGAGGCAGATGGTTTTTATGCGGATCTGTACAACAGTCAATTCTCTGAAAAGGAAGTTGTTTAA
- a CDS encoding rhodanese-like domain-containing protein codes for MKQMTTEQLQQTLTESTIQLIDVRESHEYESGHIAEAKNVPLSELTERTDELDASRPVHIICLSGGRSMNAAMYLDQAGFDVTNVSGGMMSYEGTIV; via the coding sequence ATGAAACAGATGACGACAGAACAATTACAGCAGACGTTAACCGAAAGCACAATCCAATTGATTGATGTTCGTGAATCGCATGAGTACGAAAGTGGACATATCGCTGAAGCAAAAAATGTCCCGTTATCCGAGTTGACAGAACGGACGGATGAACTCGACGCGTCACGACCGGTCCATATCATTTGTCTATCTGGTGGTCGCAGCATGAATGCAGCGATGTACCTGGATCAAGCAGGATTCGATGTGACGAATGTCAGCGGCGGCATGATGAGTTACGAAGGAACAATCGTTTAA
- a CDS encoding MBL fold metallo-hydrolase translates to MFLRYFYDEKLAQASYMVGCQMTGEAIVIDPARNITPYLEVAEKEGLRITATAETHIHADFVSGTQEFTKRYDTTAYLSDEGDENWKYQFVSDIHHVLVKDGDRFKVGNVTLEVMHTPGHTPEHISFLLFDRNQQVPMGIFTGDFVFVGDIGRPDLLEEAAGIKGTTAVGAKQMFASLKRFKALPDFVQVWPGHGAGSACGKALGAVPTSTVGYEKATNWALQMEDEDAFIRELTTDQPEPPNYFAMMKRVNKEGIALTTEAATIIQGTASSLPSSIQIVDTRDGQSFRDGHLPGTINIPYDGKFVTWAGWLLEFDRDIAILSTPEQRENIQRDLQSIGFDRFTHWADYRELLETSLSERYVDWTAEEALAAAERKEVYVLDVRNKTEWDSQHYDQAQRILLGKLVARQDELLTDRPLAVHCASGVRSRMAVSVLQSLGFKDVINIDGGYAAMRTVLNQQLS, encoded by the coding sequence ATGTTTTTACGATACTTTTACGATGAGAAATTAGCGCAGGCGTCATACATGGTCGGGTGTCAGATGACAGGAGAAGCGATTGTCATCGATCCTGCCCGGAACATCACACCGTATCTAGAAGTCGCAGAAAAAGAAGGTCTCCGGATCACCGCTACGGCGGAAACGCACATCCACGCTGACTTCGTTTCCGGTACCCAGGAGTTTACCAAACGCTATGATACAACGGCTTATCTATCAGACGAAGGAGACGAAAATTGGAAATATCAATTCGTCTCGGATATTCACCATGTCCTTGTCAAAGACGGTGACCGGTTCAAAGTCGGAAATGTGACGCTTGAAGTTATGCACACACCAGGGCATACGCCAGAACACATTTCCTTCTTATTATTTGATCGGAATCAACAAGTACCGATGGGTATCTTCACAGGCGATTTCGTCTTCGTCGGTGACATCGGTCGTCCCGATTTACTTGAAGAAGCAGCTGGTATCAAAGGGACGACAGCAGTCGGAGCGAAGCAAATGTTTGCCTCGTTAAAACGTTTCAAAGCGTTACCTGATTTTGTCCAAGTCTGGCCAGGACATGGTGCTGGTAGCGCTTGTGGGAAAGCGCTCGGTGCCGTACCGACATCAACGGTCGGCTACGAAAAAGCGACGAACTGGGCATTGCAGATGGAAGACGAAGACGCATTCATCCGAGAACTGACAACGGATCAACCAGAACCGCCGAATTATTTCGCAATGATGAAACGCGTCAATAAAGAGGGGATCGCATTGACGACGGAAGCAGCTACTATCATCCAGGGAACCGCTTCGAGCTTACCGTCATCGATTCAAATCGTCGATACACGGGACGGTCAGTCATTCCGGGATGGACATCTCCCTGGAACCATTAATATTCCGTATGATGGCAAGTTCGTCACTTGGGCTGGATGGTTACTTGAGTTTGACCGTGACATCGCGATTCTTTCGACTCCAGAACAGCGGGAAAACATTCAGCGGGATCTTCAATCGATCGGTTTTGATCGCTTCACGCACTGGGCGGATTACCGGGAATTACTGGAGACGTCGTTGTCCGAACGATATGTAGACTGGACGGCAGAAGAGGCGCTTGCTGCGGCAGAACGGAAAGAAGTGTATGTTCTGGACGTTCGGAATAAAACCGAATGGGACAGCCAACATTACGATCAGGCACAACGCATTCTCTTAGGAAAATTAGTAGCTCGTCAGGATGAACTGCTAACGGATCGACCGCTTGCCGTACATTGTGCGTCCGGTGTCCGTTCCCGGATGGCAGTCAGTGTATTACAGTCACTTGGATTCAAGGATGTCATCAATATTGACGGCGGATATGCGGCGATGCGCACTGTTTTAAATCAACAACTTTCATAA